The proteins below come from a single Drosophila suzukii chromosome X, CBGP_Dsuzu_IsoJpt1.0, whole genome shotgun sequence genomic window:
- the pcx gene encoding protein pecanex, translated as MGSQTLEILRQGVWASLTGGYFYDPHQGVFCNVVHLYLWLYLLCSPFVAYLYFPSTWLTWCLYCVITSLTILMVKLANLALHRLYDRAQTMSEVNLKGQFFKVTKETEPRHDDEGGIEMKVIRPGGSRISVEQAINEASEENSIMSIDNVNSIIDLKVDVHRKNSSESIELRFYDPSMLSGGSQQDQQSLAGSASVSKSIRSTGPGGNSSTSAAAQADLFNKYLTVYPEVVEAAGSSAGSADGGSSGGDSRSGGPVGALGPAGAGTAPVQHVRTGHLSRKCSEVFSRRHRRRLERQSSLDTAAAAANSSVEHKLMRNQSDTIATAAPSFLHSQPTNKARGQVNPRQHFIASTPSAGIGGGDAASSSTAVVVIAPASNSSTNPGRSSRLQRHRSSETHDERLKHQSRGGLFQPILQLPHHSAASSIGALAVIGGGGSGAANDVEDMELGLTRNAGSGGVADACSRALQSWILDPFPDVYLEDDSYTKSDLGIEQPHQPTFRAQHHHHHHHHHHLHHHLGGAIIRKDPTSTMSALQLAGGAPPGTGGPGTSGSGAAGGGGSATGMKRRRHSNATSYKHSSAQGNKSALVGGVGGRGQAGEAGTSGGSGGAGGVRRIKSAALEVLCPQPSVSNLSPHPNSVEAISGQQQMRNPLPPPSKSLVRNQHLNLYPTQSFGEANPAAGGGAPGNGSTCSSLFFGSSSACGSTTALIEPPVYPIVEHCDEKTAHEEHEDVSLGIGQGNADDDDEVDDVPIRRRTRALGCSQTHYSVESDVGGLLADDDAADADVFKDFDDNLEHILSELQQTHNQLDDDLKTHDLHHQSLLHHQHHKGAPVEGAGSSSGAVAVGMSGGHDEEDEETEDNNTGSRSPLLSDRNRQQVTLREIQADKQLRQELSHQTGAVIPAPIAPAPIRSEADSGCPSSDCEQVSASSKDQLLAGMESEQQLHQQPPRCQLDEEQPCTSKMAAKNLGAIPKVVKYREVDELRRRRRGGSPADAAEVGNEFALVKQTKLASRNSSSSNSTHSISLTDSLTADIHKMLWLMHGGAVDDRGRPITGISADGTPIPASSSLVPPNMSNAHFQFYQDAIQALQGAHPTSGSSVEHMTNIERALARDKLRLDAKLMCEQLAAAAEANSGVRGTTLATQQMTQQQVGMLMRGSSSSRHPSNAPFSVQGLINVIRNERQVARSQLDALQQLSDAAAAVAANASEAASVSASGAGGGTSSGGGGVLSALGLANHPSNQISQISQISQMSQPMLNVDGHFAPYCDYWRPACLLSAAEKPAAPKSFYKYRFKWCGQEHEFKIAMDRLELLALFDRDLHWMHVLLASLLCTMVACLGAAILQHDHYKDLCALLFCAVIAGAQYSLVKSVQPDAASPVHGFNKTVAYSRAIYFCLGGGMLLLLKRLDTDYGERPPDPVVFFGMRYSPADVVALLLHALYILLLCFPIIFSVGLCPQINTFLMYLLEQIDMHIFGGNAASSLLGSFLCVVRSVLAVMLLYGPLYGALDEQRGTQYILFSIFCAMLVPLGYHLSRCASDFSHLWRLIKTCIVSTYRDDEDEDLSQVQQVAAVGAVTGTGTGNSTALQLATSTPKQRRQTDSKTEQEQIELSSLEKLTANEEQQEREHGTDDQLEAEQNLPLQQKHSKSKASSLGSSQQTLAKTISSSKRAITASSSCTSIGAATEAGVVAGEAAEGEDQRGDVLASEEASKRELAEAYEQAAKADETEDKISSSSATNPGDMSTLTAGAGTATTDATPACLEADPDAEGEAPADDKQQQGNLGTGTGTTEASENSSGGGVNGNANGNGTGNDLPDPLPRKLQATVTTRLKNDLVVMTLLAVSVLGLHCSTVFTALQPDLNVVLYSFIGVLGLLLHYIVPQMRKHMPWLCFARPLLRQREFGQFEVLNAPKIMWFEKLYIYLSVLERNVLFPLLAISSLTADSQLIVAKFGLPWGTLIVAICALKFVRNAYSDPTNQYLIIIFTVLLFRIDFSMATETFIIDYFFVSLAFRKCCDFLLKLQFIVTYIAPWQITWGSAFHAFAQPFSVPHSAMLFLQAGISALLSTPLNPFLGSAIFLTSYVRPIKFWERDYNTRRIDHSNTRLSSQLERDLGADDNNLNSIFYEHLTRSLQHSLCGDLLMGRWGNVNQGDCFVLASDDLNCLVHIIELGNGLCTFQMRGLEFRGTYCQQREVEAITEDVEDNDGCCCCDPGHLPRLLSANAMFSTRWLAWQVVAAQYVIEGYSISDNLASATLQVFEYRKVLITYYIKSIIYYVVKNPKLEQWLASGPIQDALQHTLSRQFVDLDPIFNFNLDEDFDFRAVGITRSSFCYVYLKWINYCVDMRRDAASMGTAPPAPASAAAGGASSAPASAAAAPPPPVTPAHNDSKSTPNLSAHGGSSGSASGQSKSQSQQQLRRPQKSVAQESSGGGVSAGAGAATGPGGGPGTVGGDPQLSSSHSFANISRQTSESAPGLGGYVTYMDQNVFVKLAKSSTATGAGAPASRKESQEKPALRLKLASVGKDAPLVSLCLALGLLARRSLATASHSSLTGVEFFLHGLHALFKGDFRITSPRDEWVFADMELLHSVVAPAVKMALKLQQDHITNPDEFLDPHALYDAIDNCSNELVISHEADPVWRSAVLRGAPNLLALRHVMEDGSDEYRIIRLTKRCLSFRVIKLNRECVRGLWAGQQQELIYLRNRNPERGSIQNAKQALRNIINSSCDQPIGYPIYVSPLTTSYADTNAQLCEVIGGAITLDTIRHTVLGWWHRIRERCRQGCSSGSALEPHPGSGPVQLGACNFGSGGSVVGAASTATGVGASAGSGLGVVAPGTASSTGGESGDLAPVFISAPLYNTLTVNNYYNVRPGNVPGGAIPANLGGSYVSDSLAVVRGGLAVMPVKPTSTTLIAGLLNRERDQETSGSGVGGAGASGATRATSSGGVRSRRPAEVGSSRGRDHERRATLPIASGGAGGETGKDPATPQTQVEHEPSPRSTKLSSSSGSLGLGMGVGLGNIITTPGDYPRKTKGPICLTAVETGTSASVAEGKPAGSGTVTGTGGGGIIRKPRIEIFKKVIIVDDTGIYDCLDIIDAVVWPTERMRNNGGRLSWKDWEPSAGMVGHVVHCWTPNHKDMRFRSHVNRYVYLVEIGDHYVPVEELGLREYNQIMGSTEEMANSRRSSIQRDFHEYKIQLNLGGLPMIRPSTTSEASKSHKAKIRAVSSSSSEDEDTSSTRSIPLPHDDPGDLTNFTRLVSMWKEIILDNNKRRLYDMGELSPELLQKLDDAVQQQQQQQDAPAKETEEVTATAIVTVTANEGEEGAREVEKEPELEDKADTGSEEHTQLEEVTVSNPEEQPAPPPTPPSSPATAEASFASSANSPSPASLSQEEGTVDPDNTAAVLVSKEPPSDGNDDSETGTTV; from the exons ATGGGTTCACAGACCTTGGAGATTCTGCGCCAGGGCGTGTGGGCCTCGCTGACCGGCGGCTACTTCTACGATCCGCACCAGGGTGTCTTCTGCAACGTGGTGCACCTTTACCTGTGGCTCTACCTGCTCTGCTCGCCCTTTGTGGCCTACCTG TACTTTCCGAGCACTTGGTTGACATGGTGCCTGTACTGCGTGATAACCAGCTTAACCATTCTGATGGTGAAGCTGGCCAATCTGGCGCTGCACCGGCTCTACGATCGCGCCCAGACCATGTCCGAAGTAAATCTCAAGGGGCAGTTCTTCAAGGTCACCAAGGAGACGGAGCCGCGCCATGACGACGAGGGCGGGATTGAGATGAAGGTCATCCGACCGGGCGGCTCGCGCATTTCTGTCGAGCAGGCCATTAATGAGGCCAGCGAGGAGAACAGCATCATGTCCATCGACAACGTGAACAGCATAATTG ATCTTAAGGTCGATGTGCATCGCAAGAACAGCTCCGAGTCGATTGAACTGAGGTTCTACGACCCATCCATGCTGTCTGGCGGCAGTCAGCAGGATCAGCAATCGCTGGCAGGTTCTGCCAGCGTCAGCAAGTCCATCCGGAGCACGGGGCCGGGCGGAAACTCCTCCACCAGTGCCGCTGCTCAGGCGGATCTGTTCAACAAGTACCTCACCGTCTATCCGGAGGTTGTCGAGGCGGCTGGGAGCAGTGCAGGCAGCGCCGATGGCGGCAGTAGCGGTGGCGACAGCCGATCAGGCGGACCAGTGGGTGCACTGGGACCTGCGGGAGCGGGAACAGCACCCGTTCAGCATGTCCGTACGGGCCATCTGTCGCGCAAGTGCTCCGAGGTCTTTAGCCGCCGCCATCGACGACGTCTGGAGCGCCAGAGTAGCTTGGACACAGCGGCAGCCGCTGCTAACTCCAGCGTGGAGCACAAGCTGATGCGCAACCAGTCGGACACGATAGCCACGGCGGCGCCTTCGTTCCTTCACTCCCAGCCGACAAACAAGGCGCGCGGTCAGGTCAATCCGCGCCAGCACTTCATAGCTAGCACCCCGTCGGCGGGAATAGGCGGGGGAGATGCAGCGTCTTCATCCACCGCCGTCGTGGTCATTGCCCCCGCCTCGAATTCCTCTACAAATCCCGGACGCTCCTCGCGCTTGCAGCGCCACAGAAGCTCTGAGACGCACGACGAGCGATTGAAGCACCAGAGTCGCGGCGGCCTCTTCCAGCCTATACTGCAACTTCCACACCACAGTGCAGCCAGTAGCATCGGAGCGCTGGCTGTGATCGGCGGAGGAGGCAGTGGCGCCGCTAACGATGTGGAGGACATGGAACTGGGCCTGACCAGGAATGCGGGCAGCGGCGGAGTGGCTGACGCTTGCAGCCGGGCCCTACAGTCCTGGATATTAG ATCCCTTTCCGGACGTGTACCTGGAGGACGATAGCTACACCAAATCAGATCTGGGCATCGAACAGCCGCACCAGCCGACTTTCCGCGCccagcatcatcatcatcaccaccaccaccaccacctgcATCATCACCTGGGCGGTGCAATCATCCGCAAGGATCCTACCAGCACAATGTCTGCACTTCAGCTGGCGGGAGGCGCCCCGCCGGGAACGGGGGGACCGGGAACAAGCGGAAGTGGAGCAGCAGGAGGAGGTGGCTCTGCTACCGGGATGAAGCGACGCAGACATTCCAACGCCACCAGCTACAAGCATAGCTCGGCTCAGGGCAACAAATCCGCTCTGGTGGGCGGAGTAGGCGGACGAGGCCAGGCCGGTGAAGCAGGTACATCAGGAGGAAGTGGAGGAGCTGGCGGAGTAAGGCGCATCAAGAGCGCAGCCTTGGAGGTTCTTTGCCCGCAGCCCTCGGTGTCCAATCTCAGCCCGCATCCGAACAGCGTGGAGGCCATCTCAGGCCAACAGCAGATGCGGAATCCCCTGCCACCTCCCAGCAAGAGTTTGGTGCGAAACCAGCACCTTAATCTGTATCCCACGCAAAGCTTTGGCGAAGCAAATCCAGCGGCCGGAGGAGGAGCGCCTGGCAACGGTAGCACGTGCAGCAGTCTCTTTTTCGGTAGCTCCAGCGCTTGCGGCTCCACAACGGCGCTGATTGAGCCTCCAGTGTACCCAATAGTGGAGCATTGTGATGAGAAGACAGCGCACGAGGAACACGAAGACGTTTCCTTGGGAATTGGTCAAGGTAACGCCGACGATGACGACGAGGTGGACGACGTCCCGATACGCAGGAGAACACGAGCCTTGGGCTGCAGCCAAACGCACTACAGTGTCGAGTCGGATGTGGGCGGTTTGCTGGCGGACGACGATGCCGCTGATGCGGATGTGTTCAAAGATTTCGACGACAACTTGGAGCATATCCTTAGCGAGCTGCAGCAGACGCACAACCAGCTGGATGACGACCTAAAAACCCACGATCTCCATCATCAGTCGCTTTTGCACCACCAGCATCATAAAGGGGCACCAGTGGAGGGCGCGGGGTCGTCGTCTGGAGCCGTGGCAGTAGGAATGAGTGGCGGACATGATGAGGAAGACGAGGAGACGGAGGATAACAACACGGGATCGCGGTCACCACTGCTCAGCGATCGCAATCGCCAGCAGGTGACTCTGAGAGAGATCCAGGCGGACAAACAACTACGTCAGGAGCTGTCACACCAAACTGGGGCAGTAATCCCAGCTCCCATTGCTCCCGCTCCCATTCGCAGCGAGGCGGATTCCGGCTGCCCGTCCAGTGATTGCGAGCAGGTGAGCGCGAGCTCCAAGGATCAACTGCTGGCGGGTATGGAGTCTGAACAGCAGCTGCATCAGCAGCCGCCGAGGTGTCAACTAGACGAGGAACAGCCTTGCACCTCAAAAATGGCAGCCAAGAACCTGGGAGCCATTCCAAAGGTGGTCAAGTACCGAGAAGTGGACGAACTAAGGCGAAGGCGGAGGGGAGGCTCCCCGGCGGATGCGGCCGAGGTAGGCAACGAGTTTGCCCTGGTCAAACAGACCAAGCTAGCGTCGCGcaactcctcctcctccaatTCGACGCACAGCATCAGCCTGACCGACAGCTTAACGGCCGATATCCATAAGATGCTCTGGCTGATGCACGGCGGAGCTGTGGACGATCGGGGCCGACCCATCACTGGCATCTCGGCGGACGGCACTCCTATCCCCGCAAGTAGCAGCCTCGTTCCGCCGAACATGTCCAACGCACACTTCCAGTTCTACCAGGATGCCATTCAAGCGCTCCAGGGTGCCCATCCTACTTCCGGTTCCAGTGTGGAACACATGACGAACATTGAGCGAGCGTTAGCCAGGGATAAGCTGCGTCTGGATGCCAAGTTGATGTGTGAGCAGCTAGCAGCGGCTGCGGAGGCCAACTCCGGAGTCCGGGGAACCACGCTCGCGACCCAGCAAATGACGCAACAGCAGGTGGGTATGCTCATGCGCGGAAGCTCCAGCTCGCGGCATCCATCCAACGCCCCATTTTCGGTCCAAGGGCTGATCAATGTGATCCGCAATGAGCGCCAGGTGGCGCGCAGCCAGTTGGACGCTCTGCAGCAACTCAGCGATGCGGCAGCGGCAGTAGCGGCAAACGCCAGTGAAGCTGCGTCCGTTTCAGCATCCGGAGCTGGAGGCGGAACATCAAGTGGCGGAGGAGGTGTTTTAAGCGCCCTGGGGCTGGCCAATCATCCCAGCAACCAGATTAGCCAAATCAGTCAGATCAGTCAGATGAGCCAACCCATGCTGAATGTAGACGGGCATTTTGCACCCTACTGCGACTACTGGAGGCCAGCGTGCCTTCTATCCGcggcagagaagccagcgGCTCCAAAGAGTTTCTACAAGTACCGGTTCAAGTGGTGCGGTCAGGAGCACGAGTTCAAGATCGCCATGGACCGGCTGGAGCTTCTGGCCCTCTTCGACCGGGATCTCCACTGGATGCACGTGCTCTTGGCCAGCCTGCTGTGTACCATGGTGGCCTGCTTGGGAGCGGCGATCCTGCAGCACGACCACTACAAGGATCTGTGTGCTCTGCTCTTCTGCGCGGTGATTGCGGGAGCTCAGTATTCGTTGGTGAAGAGTGTGCAGCCAGACGCAGCGTCGCCAGTTCATGGATTTAACAAGACGGTGGCCTACTCGCGGGCTATATACTTCTGCCTGGGTGGGGGCATGTTGCTACTTCTCAAGCGCTTGGATACGGACTACGGGGAACGGCCACCTGACCCCGTAGTCTTCTTTGGCATGCGCTACTCGCCCGCCGACGTGGTGGCCCTCCTGCTTCACGCGCTCTACATCCTGCTGTTGTGCTTTCCCATCATCTTCTCGGTGGGACTGTGTCCGCAGATCAACACGTTCCTTATGTACCTGCTGGAGCAGATTGACATGCATATCTTTGGCGGAAATGCTGCTAGCAGTCTGCTCG GCTCTTTTTTGTGCGTGGTGCGGTCGGTGCTTGCCGTGATGCTGCTGTACGGACCTCTATATGGAGCATTGGACGAGCAACGCGGCACGCAGTATATCCTGTTCTCCATCTTCTGCGCCATGCTTGTGCCCCTGGGCTACCACCTGTCCCGTTGTGCCAGCGACTTCAGCCACTTGTGGCGGCTGATCAAGACGTGCATTGTGAGCACGTACCGGGACGACGAAGATGAGGATCTTAGTCAAGTGCAACAGGTGGCGGCAGTCGGGGCAGTTACAGGAACAGGAACTGGCAATAGCACTGCCCTCCAGTTGGCCACCAGCACACCGAAGCAGCGTCGGCAGACGGATTCGAAGACGGAGCAGGAGCAGATCGAGCTAAGCTCGCTGGAAAAACTAACCGCCAACGAGGAGCAGCAGGAAAGAGAGCACGGAACAGATGATCAACTAGAGGCTGAGCAGAATTTGCCCCTGCAACAGAAGCACAGCAAGTCGAAGGCTTCGTCGTTGGGTAGTAGTCAGCAAACTCTGGCCAAGaccatcagcagcagcaagaGAGCAATCACGGCCTCCAGTTCGTGTACCTCCATTGGAGCAGCTACTGAAGCCGGAGTGGTGGCCGGAGAGGCGGCGGAGGGTGAGGATCAGCGGGGAGATGTGCTGGCCAGCGAGGAGGCGAGCAAGCGCGAATTGGCAGAGGCATATGAACAAGCAGCAAAAGCCGATGAGACCGAGGACAAGATCTCCAGCTCATCTGCCACAAATCCCGGGGACATGTCCACGCTGACAGCGGGAGCGGGCACAGCCACCACGGATGCTACACCTGCATGCCTGGAGGCAGACCCGGACGCCGAAGGAGAAGCGCCAGCTGATGATAAACAACAGCAGGGAAATCTGGGAACGGGAACTGGAACCACCGAAGCCAGTGAAAACAGCAGTGGTGGCGGCGTCAATGGAAACGCCAATGGAAATGGGACTGGCAATGACCTTCCCGATCCACTCCCACGAAAACTGCAGGCCACAGTGACCACTCGGCTGAAGAACGACCTGGTGGTGATGACCCTGCTGGCGGTCAGCGTACTGGGGCTGCACTGTAGCACCGTTTTCACCGCCCTGCAGCCGGACCTTAACGTGGTGCTGTACTCGTTCATCGGCGTACTCGGACTCCTGCTACACTACATCGTGCCCCAGATGAGGAAGCATATGCCCTGGCTTTGCTTCGCTCGACCACTGCTCCGGCAGCGTGAGTTCGGCCAGTTCGAGGTGCTCAACGCCCCCAAGATCATGTGGTTCGAAAAGCTATACATTTACCTAAGTGTTCTGGAACGGAACGTGCTCTTTCCGCTGCTGGCCATCTCCTCGCTAACGGCGGACTCACAGCTGATTGTCGCTAAGTTTGGATTGCCCTGGGGTACCCTCATTGTGGCCATCTGCGCTCTAAAGT TTGTGAGGAACGCTTACTCGGATCCGACCAACCAGTACCTGATCATCATTTTTACGGTTTTGTTATTTCGCATCGATTTTTCCATGGCCACGGAGACCTTCATCATTGACTACTTCTTTGTGTCTCTGGCCTTCCGCAAGTGCTGTGACTTCCTGCTGAAG CTGCAATTCATTGTGACCTATATTGCTCCTTGGCAAATCACCTGGGGCTCCGCCTTTCACGCCTTCGCCCAGCCGTTCAGTGTGCCCCACTCGGCGATGCTGTTCCTGCAGGCGGGCATCTCCGCCTTGCTCTCCACCCCGCTGAATCCCTTTCTGGGCAGCGCCATCTTCCTCACCTCGTACGTGCGTCCCATAAAGTTCTGGGAGCGGGACTACAACACGCGTCGCATAGACCACTCTAATACGCGACTTAGCTCCCAGCTGGAGCGGGATTTGGGAGCGGATGACAACAACCTCAACAGCATCTTCTATGAGCACTTGACGCGGTCTCTGCAGCACTCGCTGTGCGGGGATCTCCTGATGGGTCGCTGGGGAAACGTCAACCAGGGAGATTGCTTTG TTCTTGCCTCCGACGATCTCAACTGTTTGGTGCACATCATTGAGCTGGGCAACGGATTGTGCACATTTCAGATGCGTGGCTTGGAATTCCGCGGCACCTACTGCCAGCAACGCGAAGTGGAGGCCATCACCGAGGACGTGGAGGACAACgacggctgctgctgctgcgatcCGGGGCACCTGCCGCGTCTGCTTAGCGCCAACGCCATGTTCTCCACCCGCTGGCTGGCCTGGCAGGTGGTCGCTGCCCAGTACGTCATAGAGGGCTACTCCATTTCCGACAATTTGGCCAGTGCCACGCTGCAGGTGTTCGAGTACCGCAAGGTGCTCATCACCTACTACATCAAG aGCATCATTTATTATGTGGTGAAGAACCCCAAGCTGGAGCAATGGCTGGCCTCCGGTCCCATTCAGGACGCCCTGCAGCACACACTGAGCCGCCAGTTCGTCGACCTGGATCCCATTTTCAACTTCAATTTGGACGAGGACTTTGACTTCCGGGCGGTGGGCATCACGCGCTCCAGTTTTTGCTATGTGTACCTCAAATGGATCAACTACTGCGTGGATATGCGTCGGGATGCTGCCTCAATGGGAACTGCACCACCTGCGCCAGCATCAGCAGCTGCTGGAGGAGCATCCTCTGCCCCGGCATCGGCGGCAGCTGCTCCGCCGCCACCGGTCACGCCCGCCCACAATGATTCGAAGAGCACGCCCAATCTTTCGGCGCACGGCGGATCGTCGGGGTCGGCTTCGGGTCAGTCGAAATCGCAGTCGCAGCAACAGTTGCGCCGCCCGCAGAAGAGTGTTGCCCAGGAAAGCAGCGGAGGAGGAGTGAGTGCCGGAGCAGGTGCTGCCACTGGCCCTGGAGGAGGGCCAGGCACCGTTGGCGGAGACCCGCAATTGAGCAGCTCCCATAGCTTTGCCAATATATCCCGACAAACGTCGGAAAGTGCTCCCGGACTGGGTGGCTATGTGACCTATATGGATCAAAACGTATTCGTCAAGCTGGCCAAGAGTAGCACCGCCACCGGAGCGGGAGCACCAGCGAGCCGGAAGGAAAGCCAGGAAAAACCTGCACTTCGCCTGAAACTGGCCAGCGTGGGCAAGGATGCACCGCTGGTCTCCCTCTGCCTGGCCTTGGGCCTTCTGGCCAGGCGATCACTGGCCACCGCCTCGCACAGTTCGTTGACCGGTGTGGAGTTCTTTCTGCACGGTCTACATGCCCTGTTTAAAGGGGATTTCCGGATCACTTCACCGCGCGATGAATGGGTCTTTGCGGACATGGAACTGCTGCATTCCGTGGTGGCACCGGCTGTTAAAATGGCCCTTAAACTGCAGCAGGACCACATTACCAATCCCGATGAGTTCCTAGATCCCCATGCCCTGTACGATGCCATCGACAACTGTTCGAATGAGCTGGTCATTTCGCATGAGGCCGATCCCGTCTGGCGAAGCGCCGTACTGCGAGGTGCACCCAATCTGCTAGCCTTGCGGCACGTGATGGAGGATGGCTCGGATGAGTATCGCATTATTCGCCTCACGAAGCGATGTCTGAGCTTCCGGGTGATCAAGCTGAATCGGGAGTGCGTCCGTGGCTTGTGGGCTGGCCAGCAGCAGGAGCTGATTTACCTGCGGAATCGAAACCCGGAGCGCGGGAGCATCCAGAATGCCAAGCAGGCACTCCGCAATATCATCAACTCCAGCTGCGATCAGCCGATTGGGTATCCCATCTACGTTTCTCCACTCACCACCTCCTATGCAGACACGAATGCCCAGCTGTGCGAGGTGATTGGAGGCGCCATCACACTGGACACCATACGGCACACAGTGCTCGGCTGGTGGCACCGTATTCGCGAGCGCTGTCGCCAAGGCTGCAGCTCTGGATCTGCTCTGGAGCCGCATCCGGGATCGGGCCCCGTTCAGCTGGGTGCCTGTAACTTTGGAAGCGGTGGCAGCGTCGTGGGAGCCGCCTCTACAGCCACGGGAGTGGGTGCCTCGGCTGGATCTGGTCTGGGAGTGGTCGCTCCCGGCACCGCCAGTAGCACGGGCGGTGAATCCGGTGATTTAGCGCCCGTCTTTATCTCTGCTCCGCTCTACAACACCCTCACCGTAAACAATTACTATAACGTGCGCCCGGGAAATGTTCCCGGAGGTGCCATCCCTGCCAATCTGGGCGGGAGTTATGTGAGCGACAGTTTGGCGGTGGTGCGTGGCGGTCTGGCTGTGATGCCAGTGAAACCCACCTCCACAACTCTGATTGCCGGACTGCTCAACAGAGAACGGGATCAGGAAACTTCAGGATCCGGAGTTGGAGGAGCAGGAGCCAGTGGGGCCACCAGAGCCACAAGTAGTGGCGGGGTGCGAAGTCGGAGACCGGCTGAGGTCGGCAGCAGTCGTGGCAGAGATCACGAGCGCCGGGCCACTTTGCCTATTGCTAGCGGTGGAGCGGGCGGAGAGACTGGGAAGGATCCGGCCACGCCTCAAACTCAAGTAGAACACGAACCAAGTCCGCGCAGCACAAAGCTTTCCTCTTCATCGGGCAGTTTGGGTCTTGGTATGGGCGTGGGCCTCGGCAACATCATTACCACGCCAGGCGACTATCCACGGAAGACCAAGGGACCGATTTGCCTTACCGCCGTCGAAACGGGAACGAGTGCATCAGTGGCAGAAGGAAAGCCCGCTGGATCGGGAACGGTAACGGGAACTGGAGGTGGTGGAATCATTAGAAAGCCGCGCATTGAGATCTTCAAGAAGGTCATCATAGTGGACGACACGGGG ATCTACGACTGCCTGGACATCATTGATGCCGTTGTGTGGCCCACAGAACGAATGCGCAACAATGGCGGCAGGCTGTCCTGGAAGGACTGGGAGCCGAGTGCCGGCATGGTAGGCCATGTGGTCCACTGCTGGACGCCCAACCACAAGGACATGCGCTTCCGTTCGCACGTCAACCGCTATGTCTATCTGGTGGAGATCGGTGACCACTACGTGCCCGTGGAGGAGCTGGGCCTGAGGGAATACAACCAGATAATGGGCAGCACCGAGGAGATGGCCAACTCGCGGCGCAGTTCCATCCAAAGAGATTTCCACGAGTACAAAATTCAGCTCAATCTGGGGGGCCTTCCGATGATCAGACCGTCGACAACCAGCGAAGCTTCCAAATCCCACAAGGCCAAGATCCGAGCGGTGAGCAGCAGCAGTTCTGAGGACGAGGATACGTCGTCCACGCGTTCCATACCATTGCCACATGACGATCCTGGCGACCTGACGAACTTCACCAGGCTGGTGAGCATGTGGAAGGAGATAATATTGGACAATAACAAGCGGCGCCTCTATGACATGGGTGAGTTGTCGCCAGAGCTGCTTCAAAAACTGGATGATGCCgttcagcagcagcagcagcagcaagaTGCGCCCGCTAAGGAGACAGAGGAGGTCACAGCCACAGCCATAGTCACAGTCACTGCCAATGAAGGTGAAGAAGGGGCAAGGGAAGTAGAAAAGGAACCCGAGCTGGAGGATAAAGCAGATACGGGTTCCGAGGAGCACACACAACTGGAAGAGGTAACCGTTTCCAATCCCGAGGAGCAGCCAGCTCCACCACCAACACCTCCTTCTAGCCCTGCTACTGCCGAAGCCAGCTTCGCTTCCAGTGCCAATTCCCCAAGTCCCGCCTCTCTTAGCCAGGAGGAGGGGACAGTCGATCCAGACAATACCGCCGCTGTATTGGTCTCTAAGGAGCCACCAAGCGATGGGAATGATGACAGCGAGACGGGGACAACGGTCTAA
- the LOC108016543 gene encoding histidine-rich glycoprotein → MDNRSLLLRLSIVVALVLLLVCVPETDAGSHQKKKKIVIHVPIHKKIEKHIHTVVKHVHHHHKPLVLKEEKKVIHEDHRPIQIHQTKEHIHHHEKHDHHDHHNHHDHHEHHHPLPPSVAPPALPELEEEEEEHIHHHHNYEHRGGLRDDFIGGDGSSSEER, encoded by the exons ATGGATAACCGCAGTTTg CTGCTGAGGCTCTCGATTGTGGTGGCGCTGGTTCTGCTGCTCGTATGCGTGCCGGAAACGGATGCGGG AAGCCACcagaaaaagaagaaaatcgTGATTCACGTGCCCATCCACAAGAAGATCGAGAAGCACATACACACGGTGGTGAAACACgtgcaccaccaccacaagccGCTTGTTCTGAAGGAGGAGAAGAAGGTGATCCACGAGGACCACCGGCCCATCCAGATCCACCAGACCAAGGAGCACATTCACCACCACGAGAAGCACGACCACCACGATCACCACAATCACCATGACCATCACGAGCACCACCACCCACTGCCGCCGTCGGTGGCACCACCCGCCCTCCCGGAActcgaggaggaggaggaggagcacatccaccaccaccacaactACGAGCACAGGGGCGGACTGCGGGACGACTTCATCGGAGGCGATGGGAGCAGCAGCGAGGAGCGCTGA